One stretch of Sander vitreus isolate 19-12246 chromosome 16, sanVit1, whole genome shotgun sequence DNA includes these proteins:
- the pmchl gene encoding pro-melanin-concentrating hormone, like, which yields MRQSLMSIIFAAALLIECYALSVALPMGKTDDGSLEQDTFASLLSDDATENGLGDEDLATAVKTRRQRVIVIADPSLWRDLRVLHSGVSLYKRRADDNSQVIEQRDAGQDLNIPILRRDTMRCMVGRVYRPCWEV from the coding sequence ATGAGACAGTCACTCATGTCCATCATCTTCGCCGCAGCACTCTTGATCGAGTGCTATGCACTGTCAGTGGCGTTACCAATGGGCAAGACTGATGACGGCTCCTTGGAGCAGGATACTTTCGCCTCGCTGCTGAGCGACGATGCAACAGAAAACGGCCTCGGCGACGAAGATCTGGCCACTGCGGTCAAAACCAGGAGACAGAGGGTAATCGTCATCGCCGATCCGAGCCTGTGGAGGGACCTGCGGGTGCTGCACAGCGGAGTGTCCCTCTACAAGCGAAGAGCTGACGACAACAGCCAGGTCATCGAGCAGAGAGACGCCGGCCAGGACCTGAACATCCCCATCCTGAGGAGGGACACAATGAGGTGCATGGTGGGACGGGT